Proteins from a single region of Apium graveolens cultivar Ventura chromosome 7, ASM990537v1, whole genome shotgun sequence:
- the LOC141671018 gene encoding photosystem I reaction center subunit III, chloroplastic-like has translation MAFSISTNLYKPISNPKLNSQFTAKPKLASIVCSASPQNNNFSTSTEQESSSSSLKAFSAALALSSILLSAPVLPASADIAGLTPCKDSKQFAKREKQQLKKLESSLKLYAPDSAPALAIKATMEKTKRRFDNYGKQGLLCGSDGLPHLIVSGDQRHWGEFITPGILFLYIAGWIGWVGRSYLIAIRDDKKPTQKEIIIDVPLASKLLFRGFSWPVAAYRAYLNGDLIDPSV, from the exons ATGGCTTTCTCAATCTCCACAAACCTGTACAAGCCAATTTCTAACCCAAAGTTGAACTCTCAGTTCACAGCAAAGCCAAAGCTAGCTAGTATTGTGTGCTCTGCCTCACCACAGAACAATAACTTCTCAACTTCTACAGAGCAGGAGAGTTCTTCCTCATCACTGAAAGCATTTTCAGCTGCACTAGCACTTTCCTCGATTCTGCTATCGGCTCCGGTGCTCCCAGCTTCCGCAGATATTGCAGGTTTAACCCCATGCAAAGATTCTAAACAGTTTGCTAAGAGGGAAAAACAACAACTCAAGAAGCTTGAGTCTTCACTCAAACTTTATGCACCAGATAGTGCTCCTGCTCTTGCCATCAAGGCAACCATGGAGAAGACTAAGAGAAG GTTTGATAACTATGGAAAGCAAGGTTTGTTATGTGGATCAGATGGATTGCCCCATCTGATAGTGAGTGGAGATCAAAGACATTGGGGAGAGTTCATCACTCCAGGGATTCTGTTCTTGTATATTGCCGGGTGGATTGGGTGGGTTGGAAGGAGCTACCTGATTGCAATTAGAGATGACAAGAAGCCAACACAGAAGGAGATCATCATCGATGTTCCCTTGGCATCAAAGCTCCTCTTCAGAGGCTTCAGCTGGCCCGTGGCTGCTTACAGAGCTTACCTCAACGGAGATCTGATTGACCCCTCTGTCTAA
- the LOC141671017 gene encoding E3 ubiquitin-protein ligase WAV3-like, protein MPNMLNKLKKAFQHKHSESPPLATASPVESPANSGPKSSSVTSLSRLSRSFSVKSSSSKTCAICLENVKTCKGQAIFTAECAHSFHFGCIARSVQHGNHDCPICRSKWKDLPVQFPTSNAARQRNHGGPVRFSLPVENNVNDLSPYTTVIGAGPEVDPIRFSDDEPLTAISSEATPSNPSDCSESVTVKAVPECPAIASSATVSNFAVLVGVRAPPLCGDAPDSKRAPVDLVTVLDVSGSMEGSKLSLLKRAVQFVIQNLGPSDRLSIVVFSSNARRIFPLRKMTNRGRDDAIIAIRSLSANGGTNIMEGLRQGARIIHERREKNPVASIILLSDGKDTFNLHYINEPRTPSQEASNSRQVLDQLNIWLNPIRWGNREAGTETRPINIPIHTFGFGTDHDPNCMYAISDASGGTFSFIQSDDLVQDAFARCIGGLLSVVAQELRFDVKSVSSGVHIESIPSGKYLNVILEQGNEGMIDVGDLYADEEKEFLVYLSVPVFLSTESNGGLATTSLLDVKCSYKEIVSREMREVECRMVEVRRPDYLCPADLIPSLEVDRQKNRILVAEGIAEAHEMAEQGNLEGAKVLLKNRRSVLLHSPSAQAGDGLCIWLEAELNEIRERMVSMESYQHTGRAYMRSGMSSHSWQRSTTRGSSTSQIATQGDSSSNSGQHGYDTPSMVSMVTKSQTLNFRDHPELVERSIKSCVLSSKT, encoded by the exons ATGCCTAACATGTTAAACAAACTCAAGAAAGCTTTTCAACATAAACACTCCGAATCTCCTCCGCTCGCCACCGCTTCTCCGGTGGAATCTCCGGCGAATTCCGGTCCCAAATCGTCTTCGGTGACGTCGTTGTCTCGTCTCTCGAGAAGCTTCAGTGTGAAATCGTCGTCATCT AAAACTTGTGCAATCTGCCTTGAAAATGTGAAAACTTGCAAGGGTCAGGCAATATTTACAGCTGAATGCGCTCATTCCTTTCACTTTGGTTGCATTGCCAGAAGTGTTCAACATGGAAATCATGATTGCCCTATTTGCCGCTCCAAATGGAAGGATCTTCCTGTCCAATTCCCCACCAGTAATGCTGCCCGTCAAAGAAATCATGGAGGCCCTGTTCGGTTTTCTCTTCCTGTTGAGAATAATGTTAACGACTTGTCACCATATACAACCGTGATTGGTGCTGGACCTGAAGTTGACCCAATTCGTTTTTCTGATGATGAGCCCCTTACTGCAATATCTTCTGAGGCAACGCCATCTAATCCATCAGATTGCTCAGAGTCTGTTACTGTTAAGGCTGTTCCAGAGTGTCCTGCCATTGCATCATCAGCAACTGTTTCCAATTTTGCTGTTCTTGTTGGTGTACGAGCACCACCACTCTGTGGTGATGCTCCTGACTCTAAGAGGGCACCAGTTGATCTGGTTACCGTGCTAGATGTAAGTGGTAGCATGGAGGGTTCAAAGCTTTCTCTCCTCAAGCGTGCCGTACAATTTGTCATTCAAAATCTGGGCCCTTCAGATAGACTTTCTATAGTCGTCTTTTCATCAAATGCTCGAAGAATCTTTCCCCTTCGCAAGATGACTAACAGAGGCCGAGATGATGCAATAATTGCCATTCGCTCTCTCTCGGCAAATGGTGGCACTAACATTATGGAAGGTCTAAGGCAAGGTGCTAGAATTATTCATGAACGTCGAGAAAAGAATCCAGTTGCAAGCATCATCCTCCTATCTGATGGAAAAGACACTTTCAACCTTCATTATATCAACGAGCCACGAACTCCTAGTCAGGAAGCTTCCAATTCAAGGCAGGTTTTGGACCAGTTAAATATATGGCTTAATCCTATTCGTTGGGGTAATCGAGAAGCTGGAACTGAGACTCGGCCTATAAATATCCCAATTCACACATTTGGTTTTGGCACAGACCATGACCCAAATTGCATGTACGCAATATCTGATGCATCTGGTGGAACCTTTTCCTTTATACAGTCTGATGATCTAGTACAAGATGCTTTTGCTAGGTGCATTGGTGGGCTACTTAGCGTGGTGGCGCAGGAACTTCGATTTGATGTGAAGTCTGTGTCATCTGGAGTGCATATCGAGTCCATACCTTCGGGAAAATACCTAAATGTTATATTGGAACAAGGAAATGAAGGCATGATAGATGTTGGAGATTTGTATGCAGATGAGGAAAAAGAATTCTTGGTATACCTGTCAGTTCCTGTGTTCTTATCCACTGAAAGCAATGGAGGCTTGGCAACAACATCATTACTGGATGTCAAATGCTCGTATAAAGAAATTGTGTCAAGGGAGATGAGAGAGGTTGAATGCAGGATGGTTGAAGTACGAAGACCTGATTATCTATGTCCTGCAGACTTGATTCCGAGTTTGGAGGTTGATCGTCAGAAGAATCGCATCTTGGTGGCAGAAGGTATTGCTGAAGCCCACGAGATGGCTGAGCAGGGAAACCTGGAGGGTGCAAAGGTTCTGCTAAAGAATCGGAGATCAGTGCTCCTTCATTCACCATCCGCTCAGGCAGGAGATGGTCTCTGCATCTGGCTTGAGGCTGAGTTGAATGAAATTAGAGAGAGAATGGTTAGCATGGAGTCATACCAGCACACTGGACGAGCTTATATGCGCTCAGGCATGAGCTCACACTCCTGGCAGAGATCAACTACTAGAGGTAGTTCAACAAGTCAGATAGCGACGCAAGGGGACTCCAGCAGCAATAGTGGTCAACATGGCTATGATACACCTTCCATGGTCAGTATGGTTACAAAGTCACAAACTCTTAATTTCAGAGATCACCCGGAGCTAGTTGAACGGTCTATCAAGTCATGTGTCTTGAGTTCTAAAACATGA